A window of Mangifera indica cultivar Alphonso chromosome 13, CATAS_Mindica_2.1, whole genome shotgun sequence contains these coding sequences:
- the LOC123194860 gene encoding leucine-rich repeat extensin-like protein 4, with protein MMKNLHFFLPFLAITLTFIYLGTAQNAYISSHSAARIKDSEAAYIRRRQLLYYRDRIGSRGEFVKIPASLIIENPRLINAYIALQAWKEAIISDPQNLTSNWVGCSVCNYTGVFCSPALDDPSVQTVAGIDLNHGDIAGYLPEELGLLTDLALFHLNTNRFCGTVPKSFKNLKILFELDLSNNRFAGKFPCVVLQLPCLKFLDLRFNEFEGKVPRALFDKDLDAIFINHNRFTFELPDNFGNSPVSVIVLANNKFHGCIPMSLSNMSRTLRQLVMINNKLQSCLPKEIGLLKNLTVLDVSHNNIMGELPDTIAEMKNLEVLNVAHNMFSGSVPEKVCSLPSLHNFSFEDNYFTDEPPVCLGLKEYDDRGNCFRGRPGQKSSTMCKMFLSKPVDCQAFKCPSPHSPPPPPLPSPPPSLQPPPPPSLPPNPPPAPPSLPQPPPSPIFPPPPPPPPSQPSPVSPPPPSPPSPISPPPPPNSLPPPSPISPPPPTNSPPPPPPPSSPPPTYPSPPVLPLPPVIGRPYASPPPPPNY; from the coding sequence ATGATGAAAAATCTTCacttttttcttccatttctagcaattactctcactttcatttaccTGGGCACCGCACAAAATGCCTACATTTCTAGCCACTCAGCAGCCCGAATCAAAGATTCAGAAGCTGCATATATTAGACGAAGGCAACTTCTGTATTACAGAGACCGGATTGGCTCCAGAGGCGAGTTTGTGAAAATACCTGCTTCCCTTATTATTGAGAACCCAAGATTGATAAATGCTTACATTGCTCTTCAAGCATGGAAGGAAGCCATCATTTCAGATCCTCAGAATCTAACCAGTAACTGGGTGGGATGCAGTGTGTGCAACTACACTGGAGTCTTCTGCTCTCCTGCTCTTGATGACCCGTCAGTTCAGACAGTTGCTGGCATTGATCTTAATCATGGTGATATTGCTGGTTATCTCCCTGAAGAGCTAGGACTCCTTACAGATCTTGCATTGTTTCACCTTAATACCAACCGTTTTTGTGGCACAGTTCCAAAGAGTTTCAAGAACCTGAAGATTCTGTTCGAGCTTGATTTAAGTAACAACCGTTTTGCAGGGAAGTTCCCTTGTGTGGTTCTTCAATTGCCATGCCTCAAGTTTCTTGATCTTCGTTTCAATGAATTCGAAGGTAAGGTACCAAGAGCTCTGTTTGATAAAGATCTTGATGCCATCTTCATAAACCATAACAGGTTCACTTTTGAATTACCTGATAATTTTGGAAACTCACCAGTATCTGTCATTGTTCTTGCCAACAATAAGTTTCACGGATGCATACCAATGAGTTTAAGTAACATGTCAAGAACTTTACGACAACTGGTTATGATCAACAACAAGCTGCAGTCATGCCTGCCTAAGGAGATTGGACTGCTAAAGAATTTAACAGTTCTTGATGTGAGCCATAATAACATCATGGGTGAATTGCCAGATACAATTGCAGAAATGAAGAATCTGGAAGTGCTAAATGTAGCACACAATATGTTTTCAGGGTCTGTCCCTGAGAAAGTATGTTCCCTTCCGAGTCtgcataattttagttttgaggATAACTATTTTACTGATGAACCACCAGTCTGTTTGGGTTTGAAAGAGTATGATGATAGAGGAAATTGTTTCAGGGGAAGACCAGGGCAGAAATCAAGTACAATGTGTAAAATGTTTTTGTCTAAGCCTGTTGATTGCCAAGCTTTCAAATGTCCATCTCCTCattctccaccaccaccacccttGCCATCACCTCCACCCTCCCTGCAGCCACCACCTCCACCCTCCCTGCCACCAAACCCTCCACCAGCTCCACCCTCACTGCCACAACCTCCTCCATCTCCAATATTTCCACCACCGCCTCCACCACCACCCTCACAACCATCTCCAGTATCTCCGCCACCACCTTCACCACCATCTCCAATATCTCCACCACCTCCACCAAATTCTCTGCCACCACCATCTCCAATATCCCCACCACCTCCAACAAATTCTcccccacccccacccccacccTCCTCACCACCGCCAACTTATCCTTCACCTCCAGTTCTACCTTTGCCACCAGTTATTGGAAGACCATATGCatccccaccaccaccaccaaatTATTGA
- the LOC123194552 gene encoding probable E3 ubiquitin-protein ligase RZFP34 isoform X2, with amino-acid sequence MAEVTANYSDYQQFEPKKEEIRSVISDSQQENGECGLGAVSPDHVDMIELLKKGHMQYGCQHYRRRCHIRAPCCSEIFDCHHCHNEAMNNINVDQKLRHDVPRHQVKQVICSLCGTEQEVQQVCVNCGVCMGEYFCETCKLFDDDTSKKQYHCDGCGICRIGGRENFFHCNKCGCCYSILLKNSHPCVEGAMHHDCPVCCEFLFESRNDVTVMPCGHTIHKNCLKQMSEHYQYACPLCSKSVCDMSKVWEKYDMEIAATPMPEPYLNKMVSLLNKFGSCAMIVVRP; translated from the exons ATGGCGGAAGTAACAGCGAATTATTCAGACTATCAACAGTTTGAGCCAAAGAAGGAAGAAATCAGGTCAGTGATCTCAGACTCTCAGCAGGAAAATGGGGAGTGCGGGTTAGGAGCTGTATCACCAGATCATGTGGATATGATTGAATTACTAAAGAAGGGGCACATGCAGTATGG TTGCCAACACTATCGAAGACGTTGTCACATTAGAGCTCCTTGTTGCAGTGAGATATTCGATTGCCATCATTGTCATAATGAAGCTATG AACAACATTAATGTTGATCAGAAGCTTAGACATGATGTCCCACGCCACCAAGTCAAACAG GTGATATGCTCTCTTTGTGGGACTGAACAAGAA GTTCAACAAGTTTGTGTTAATTGTGGTGTATGCATGGGAGAATATTTCTGCGAGACTTGCAAGCtgtttgatgatgat ACCTCTAAGAAACAGTATCACTGTGATGGGTGTGGCATTTGCAG AATTGGTGGACGTGAAAATTTCTTCCATTGCAATAAGTGTG GTTGCTGCTACTCAATCCTTTTGAAGAACAGCCACCCATGTGTTGAAGGTGCTATGCATCATGACTGCCCTGTTTGCTGCGAG ttcttatttgaatcaaggaATGATGTAACAGTCATGCCGTGTGGGCATACCATTCACAAAAACTGTTTGAAGCAGATGAGTGAACATTATCA ATATGCATGCCCGCTCTGTTCCAAGTCTGTCTGTGACATGTCCAAGGTCTGGGAGAAATACGACATGGAGATCGCAGCTACACCGATGCCTGAACCATACCTAAACAAAATGGTTTCTCTTTTGAACAA